From one Treponema denticola genomic stretch:
- a CDS encoding galactokinase, translating into MQKIVTFHIDEYGDEPEVCAAAPGRFHLLGEHTWFAQGNTLSMSINHYLYACASRRSDNNFRLFSISLNERKKISYSGLRYKREDRWANAVKAVISAFNDFGHHVSGLNFTILSEIPADAGLGTPNALKTATALILRKMFAPKLTKSDLVDILEHANVQHLNTYAHRADILCALFAKSNHCVRTDHRKKTADIYPFPIEGHSIILTDSRVPRIIAREELTARLDECVEAYELVKKQPDMPKNMMHLTEKMLEEIDIPESVRRRVTYIIRESLSVDEAVDALKRKDNIMLSRILNRSHEGLRDRFEISCPELDWLVKRSLEFMEPSVTNLVCSRMTGKGFGGCTYTILRDEDAKAYIEKVGDYERIFGFKPLVYRAKPTGSARTF; encoded by the coding sequence ATGCAAAAAATAGTTACATTTCATATTGACGAATATGGAGATGAACCTGAAGTATGTGCTGCCGCTCCGGGGCGCTTTCATCTTCTAGGTGAACATACATGGTTTGCACAAGGAAATACTCTTTCCATGAGCATTAATCACTATTTGTATGCTTGTGCATCTAGGCGCAGTGATAATAACTTTAGGCTGTTTTCAATTTCGCTTAATGAGCGGAAAAAAATATCTTATTCCGGTCTCAGGTATAAGAGGGAAGACCGATGGGCTAATGCTGTTAAAGCCGTTATTTCGGCGTTTAACGACTTTGGTCATCATGTTTCAGGCTTAAATTTTACGATTTTGTCGGAAATACCTGCGGATGCGGGCTTGGGAACTCCCAACGCTCTTAAAACGGCAACAGCCCTCATATTGAGGAAGATGTTTGCCCCAAAACTTACCAAAAGCGATTTGGTAGATATTCTTGAACATGCGAACGTTCAACATTTAAATACTTATGCACATAGGGCGGATATTCTATGCGCTCTCTTTGCAAAATCCAATCACTGTGTGCGTACCGACCATCGAAAAAAAACTGCGGATATTTATCCTTTCCCAATCGAAGGACATTCCATTATATTGACGGATTCCCGTGTACCGCGCATAATTGCCCGAGAAGAGTTGACGGCCAGATTGGATGAATGTGTTGAAGCCTATGAGTTGGTAAAAAAACAGCCGGATATGCCTAAAAATATGATGCATTTGACCGAAAAAATGCTTGAAGAAATCGATATCCCCGAATCGGTGAGGCGGAGGGTTACCTATATTATCAGAGAATCTTTAAGTGTTGATGAAGCTGTGGACGCCCTAAAGCGTAAAGATAATATAATGCTTTCGCGGATTTTAAACCGCTCGCATGAAGGGCTTAGAGACCGCTTTGAAATTTCCTGTCCCGAATTGGATTGGCTGGTAAAGCGCTCCCTTGAATTTATGGAGCCTTCGGTAACCAACCTTGTGTGTTCACGAATGACAGGGAAAGGCTTCGGCGGTTGTACTTATACTATTCTTAGAGATGAAGATGCAAAAGCTTATATAGAAAAAGTCGGAGATTACGAAAGAATTTTCGGATTTAAACCTTTGGTATACAGGGCTAAGCCTACAGGTTCTGCAAGAACATTTTAA
- the lnt gene encoding apolipoprotein N-acyltransferase: MRFFLSFLSIFMSSALFSLGIPNEFLNFGSAIAGFSGLVLVYYALLNCGSHKRAAFLYGFFVSFVHLMSSFWLAFFEDFAIFTLGASTLAYFFMAMPFGFLMYHGLQKNKNLRPFFFASVWMLWEISKSTGFLAYPWGTAPMICFNLKPFIQFVDITGVWGLSFIVPLIAACLGEALQRYAYSANSKAFFKSLTEIKSPLIFTAFLVLIINIYGITILSVEMKPATFLNTVIVQQNTDPWDNFQFEENIKTSQLLSRKAIFSANKKPDLIVWSESSMPIPYKDNEDVYGFIPYDYPFSRFLADTDTPIIIGSPYVNEDKQYNSAYLLSPKGEILDIYSKIQLVPFAEYIPFIDNPLVVRFFDKLVGFSSGWNPGTEYKVFNIKNSEGKTVNFTVPICFEDAFPAVCLNLHNAGSELLINITNDSWSKTKSAEYQHFVVAHFRAIELRTTLVRSTNSGYSVVVDPKGRVIASLPLFEAESLYTEVPVYEHKKTFYALYKDWFPLMMFLILIFNIFLEKKRFKLSPMINKEG, translated from the coding sequence ATGCGATTTTTTTTGTCTTTTTTGAGTATTTTTATGTCCTCAGCCCTATTTTCTCTCGGAATTCCAAATGAATTCCTAAATTTCGGCTCGGCTATTGCAGGTTTTTCAGGATTAGTTTTAGTATACTATGCACTTCTTAACTGCGGCTCACATAAAAGAGCGGCATTTTTGTACGGTTTTTTTGTTTCTTTTGTTCATTTGATGTCAAGTTTTTGGCTTGCATTTTTTGAAGATTTTGCAATATTTACGCTTGGAGCCAGCACTCTTGCATATTTTTTTATGGCTATGCCATTCGGCTTTTTGATGTATCACGGTCTTCAAAAAAACAAAAATTTACGCCCGTTTTTCTTTGCCTCGGTTTGGATGCTTTGGGAAATTTCCAAATCTACAGGCTTTTTGGCCTATCCTTGGGGAACAGCCCCGATGATCTGCTTTAATTTAAAGCCGTTTATTCAATTTGTAGATATAACGGGAGTTTGGGGGCTTTCTTTTATTGTACCCCTTATTGCAGCCTGCTTAGGCGAAGCCTTGCAAAGGTATGCGTACTCGGCAAATTCAAAGGCTTTTTTTAAAAGTTTAACCGAAATTAAAAGCCCCCTGATTTTTACAGCCTTTTTGGTTTTAATCATAAACATTTACGGAATAACAATTCTGTCGGTGGAGATGAAGCCTGCAACTTTTTTAAATACCGTAATTGTCCAGCAAAACACCGACCCATGGGATAACTTCCAATTTGAAGAAAACATAAAAACTTCCCAACTTTTAAGCCGTAAAGCAATCTTCTCCGCAAACAAAAAGCCGGATCTTATAGTTTGGAGCGAATCTTCAATGCCGATTCCTTACAAGGACAACGAGGATGTTTACGGATTTATTCCTTACGATTACCCATTTAGCCGGTTTTTAGCCGATACGGATACCCCCATCATAATCGGTTCCCCTTATGTAAATGAAGATAAGCAATATAATTCTGCTTATCTTTTATCTCCAAAGGGAGAAATTTTAGATATTTATTCAAAAATCCAACTCGTACCCTTTGCCGAGTACATTCCCTTTATAGACAATCCCCTCGTTGTCCGTTTTTTTGATAAGCTGGTCGGCTTTTCTTCAGGCTGGAATCCGGGAACCGAATATAAGGTATTTAATATCAAAAATTCGGAAGGAAAGACGGTCAACTTTACGGTTCCCATATGCTTTGAAGATGCCTTTCCTGCAGTCTGCCTTAATTTACACAATGCGGGAAGTGAGTTGCTTATAAACATAACAAATGACTCTTGGTCTAAAACAAAAAGTGCCGAGTATCAGCATTTTGTAGTAGCCCATTTTAGAGCCATAGAGCTTAGAACAACCTTGGTGCGTTCCACCAACTCAGGCTACTCTGTAGTTGTAGACCCAAAAGGAAGAGTTATCGCAAGCCTGCCCCTCTTTGAGGCAGAATCCCTTTATACGGAAGTCCCTGTTTATGAGCACAAAAAAACATTTTATGCCTTATATAAGGATTGGTTCCCTCTTATGATGTTTTTAATATTGATTTTTAATATCTTTTTGGAAAAAAAGAGGTTTAAATTAAGTCCTATGATAAATAAAGAGGGCTAA